A section of the Citrus sinensis cultivar Valencia sweet orange chromosome 8, DVS_A1.0, whole genome shotgun sequence genome encodes:
- the LOC102620329 gene encoding uncharacterized protein LOC102620329 — MVIPPPVRPPKLSNFLKPYVLRMHFTNKYVSAQVIHSPTATVASSATSQEKALRSSIGCTRDVAAASKIGKILGERLLLKDIPAVTVFLKREQRYHGKVKAVIDSLRESGVKLL, encoded by the coding sequence ATGGTAATTCCTCCACCTGTTAGGCCACCTAAACTTTCCAACTTTCTGAAGCCATATGTCCTGAGGATGCACTTTACGAACAAGTATGTGAGTGCGCAAGTGATCCACTCACCAACAGCCACAGTGGCTTCATCTGCAACCTCACAGGAGAAGGCCCTGAGGTCGAGCATAGGGTGCACTCGGGATGTGGCAGCTGCTTCCAAGATTGGGAAAATTCTAGGTGAGCGACTTCTTCTCAAGGATATACCTGCTGTTACTGTTTTCTTGAAGAGAGAACAAAGATATCATGGTAAAGTGAAAGCCGTTATTGATTCTCTGAGGGAATCTGGTGTCAAATTGCTTTAG